Part of the Equus asinus isolate D_3611 breed Donkey chromosome 28, EquAss-T2T_v2, whole genome shotgun sequence genome is shown below.
CAGGTCCCTTGGCCCAcccgggaggaggtgggaggtggtgtgtgtcttccccttttttcttgCAGCATCTTCCTGGTGATGGGTTACTGTGAGCAAGACTTGGCCAGCCTTCTGGAAAACATGCCAACACCCTTCTCTGAGGCCCAGGTGCAAGGCTAGGGGTGCTGGGAGGGGGGCCGGCATGGGTCCTTGTCGGGCACATTTGTGCCAAACATGGCTGGTCCTGACTGGCAGTCCTGGCCCTCTGCGTAGGTCAAGTGCATTGTGCTTCAGGTGCTCAGGGGCCTCCAGTACCTGCACCGGAACTTCATCATCCACAGGTGGGCGGGGCCTGGGTAGGGCAGGTCCAAGGGGCAGGTTTTGGGCTGATGGGAGGGGTCTGGGTGGGATGGGGCCTCAGGGGACATTTGTCCAAGTGGGTGCTGATTTGTGACACTGGGGAAAGGTGACTGCCAGTACTGATCCCTGGCTGCCAGTGCCAGTGCCTCGTTGCCCAGAACGCAGGAGAGGAGCAGACATGGCCTCAGTGCAGTGGGCTTCTCTAACTGCTGATTGGGGAAGGGTCTAGGAGAAGATAATCCCTGAGGGGCCAATGGTATGAGTGTAgtcaaggctctgagaagtcctgcagtggAGAGAGCCTTCCTGGAGTCTTGTGATGCACAGCAGGAAGGGCTGAGCCTAGAGGGGTGGAGTGGGGGCCTTCCCGGCTGGAGCAGGACTGTGTAGGCAGCAGCTTCTGTGCTCTGGGCAGCTCATGTGGCCCGGCTGGGGAGCGGGGTGGGCCTGGCAGTTAGACCTGGGCTTgaggccagctctgccactgcctcAGAATGTTAGCGGGAGCTCCAATGTCCCAACTCTCGAGTGGCCCTGTGCTGCCTGCCCTGCTCGTTTTTAGGAAGTTCCGATAGGAGGCTTGTGAGAAAGCTTCCTGAGCGGACCTGGCCACCCGGGAGCTTGCTTCCGGAGCCACTGATGCTCTTTCCACCGCAGGGACCTGAAGGTCTCCAACCTGCTCATGACCGACAAGGGCTGTGTGAAGACAGGTGGGCCAGGGCGCTGGCTTGGTGGGGTGGGGCATCTCTCCACGTGTGCTACTGGGGCTCCAGCCGGGCCTGCTGGCCTCGCCTCTCCTTCTCCAGCTCATCCTGGCCCCCCGGCTCTGGGCCTCAGCGCCCAGCCCTGTATAGTTGgcccctctgtctctcctctccctcccatctGGTGACTCTGCCTGATGTTCTGTCTCAGCTCGGCTGTCACCCCCCACAGGGCCTTCCCTGCCCGAGATTAGGTGGGCAGCCCCCGTGTGCTCCATGCACCCCTGCTCACCTCTCCCTGTCCCCCcctccccctgggaggaggtcaGACCTCATAAGCACTGAGGCTCATTAGGCTAAGAGCTGGAGCTGGCTCCTTTGTCTTCGTGGCCCCAGGTGGCAACTTGTTAGCTCTTACCTGGTGACACACCCTCCCTCCTATATCTGCCTCTGTCACAGCGGATTTTGGCCTGGCCCGGGCCTATGGCGTTCCAGTGAAGCCAATGACTCCCAAGGTGGTCACTCTTTGGTGAGTGCCTCAGACCACgtctgcctggaggaggggagtcTGGGGAGGACACCCTGAAGTTGCAAAAGGATCTTGTAGGTCTTTAAGCTGTAGGGTTCTATGCACACTCAGAGGCTGGGTCTAGGACAGCTTCCCAAGACAGCAGGGCTGTCACTGGAGAAGCAGACTTGGTGGTACTGCAGAAGCTGCCTCCTTGGATGGGGCGCTGCCCTGGCCTGAGGCCGCTAGGCCCCCAGCCTGGTCGGAGCCAGCTCGAGAAGGGGAGCTGGTGCCCGACTGAAGGATGGTGGTGTACACAGCTTTGTGTTGTTATTTCTCACTTACACCTCTAAGAGGCAGGACAGGGTCCTGGTCAAGGGTAGGATATTGAAGTCAGATGCTTTCTGCCCCGTGTCATGCAGCCCCCATCTGTGAGACGGGCTGGCGGGAGTCTGTGTCTTTGTAATACACGGGACACCACTCCACAGAGGAGCTGTCCAGCAGCCACAGGGCTTCTGAGGATGGGGTGGTCCGAGCTGGGCCTAGCAGTCCGGTCGTCTAGGCTGTCTCAAGGAGGCTGGTGGCCGGTGGGTGGGCTAGCACAGAGGCTGTGCCCGTGGAAGCCCAGGCTAGAGGAAAGGTGCTACCCGATGTGAGGTAGAGGCTTCTGTTTGCAGGTACCGAGCCCCTGAACTGCTACTGGGAACCACCACGCAGACCACCAGCATCGACATGTGGTGAGAAGCAGATGCCGCTCCTAGGGCGTCGGGGAAGGGCCGGAGTCGGTCATATCAGAACTGAAGGGACAGGAGTGCAGCTGGGGCCTTTGTCAGCCTCTCAGCCCCAGGAGGGTGGGCCCACGCCTCGGATCCCGAGAGCAGGTGTGAGAAGGGGCCCCGAGGTCCACAGACGACAGGCCTGCCCTCGTGGCCACCCTGAGAGGCCTGCAGGGACCAGGTGACATGGCCCAGGGGGGGCCGAGTAGTCACTCACCTGTTCCGTCATGACTCCTCCCGGGTTCTGCCCCCAGCCCATGGAGACGTCTGGGCAGCGCTCGCCCTCCGTGGTCACACTGCAGTGGTGCTCAGCACAGGTGTGTGGCGGAGCGAGCAGCTGAGTCAGGCGCAGCCTGCGCTCCTCTGCAGGGCCGTGGGCTGCATCCTGGCTGAGCTGCTGGCCCACAAGCCCCTGCTCCCTGGCACTTCCGAGATCCACCAGGTGGACCTGATCGTCCAGCTGCTGGGGACACCTAGTGAGAACATCTGGCCGGTGAgtgcctggcctctgccctcactCGCCCTCAGCCAGGCTGGCCTGTGTGGCATCAGCTCCTGCTTCCTGCAGGGCTTCTCCAAGCTGCCGCTCGTGAGCCAGTACAGCCTGCGGAAGCAGCCCTACAACAACCTCAAGCACAGGTTCCCGTGGCTCTCAGAGGCCGGCCTGCGCCTGCTCAACCTCCTCTTCATGTACGACCCTAGGAAAAGGTGCGGACCGGCCTACAGGTGGGGGCGGCGGCACCTTGAGCCTGAGCCCTTTGGAAAGGTTTCTCAGAACACAGGACGTGCAGCCACCCAGACGCCGCCTCCCAGGACACACATGGCGGGTCAGGTGCCCAGTCTGGGCGGTCTGCCCACCCAGGTCATGGAGCCCACTCTGCGGTTCCCAAGGGTTTCTGGGCCACAGACCCCTACCTGCCACCCCCCTTTCACTTGTCGGCAAACTTGAACCAGACACTGCTGGGCTGGGCATGGTGTGAGGGGGACGAGCCTCAGTGAGGCCCAGGGTCCTGCTAACAGCACGGCTGCTTCCAGGGCGACGGCGGGGGACTGCCTGGAGAGCTCCTACTTCAAGGAGAAGCCCCTGCGTGAGTCCCCCAGACCCcccaggctctgctctgtggggcACAGGGCTGGCGGCCCCTTCTGTCCCAGGTGGTTATGTTGGGGTCTGGCCTTGCGTAGCTGCTCAAGCCCCTGCAGGCGGTGTGGCGGGCTCCCATGCACACCCCTCGGGGAGGGTGTGGGCcctgggcaggcaggggctgTGCAGTGAGGCTGGTGGGGGTGCTGGGGCCGCACAGACTGTCTGTGGGAtcagaggaggggagcaggggggtGCTGTTCAGACCCGAAGTGCTCCCAGCCTGAGGCTCTCCCGTGCCCTGGGAGGCCCTCCCCAACCCAGTGCTGAGCAgccccctccctgcagcctgcGAGCCGGAGCTCATgcccaccttcccccaccaccgcAACAAGCGGGCCCCAGCCGCAGCCTCGGGCCAGAGGAAGCGCAGCAAGCCCTGACGGCTGGCGTCTGCAAGGCCTGCAGTCCAGGTCAGCCGTGCTCCTTTCCAGCATGTCCGTGCCAGGACCCACCAGCTGCTCCAGCCAGCTGCCCCGCTTCCTGCCACTGCCCCAGAAGAGCGAGTGTTGACGTGGGGTGAGAGTGGGTACACCCCAAGGGCCAGGACACCTTGAGGCAGCCccacccaggctgtggtggcGCCACCTGCTGGCCATGCTGGGTCCTACCACTTGCCAAGCTCACTTCCCAGCAAGAAACTCCCACTGGCCCATCTCCGTGGGTGTCACTGGTTTGGGACCAGCAGATCCTCTATGGCCAGTTGTGTTCCCTCTTGGTCACCAGAAGCTGCCCGGGGCAGGCAGTGGCTGTGGTGACCCCCAGGTGGGGCTGGCAGGACCttggggtgggaaggaaggatTGGTGTGGGGTGAGCCAGCCTagtgggctgggccctgggcctgGACGCTCTGAGCCCAATCGAGTCCCGTCCTGCTCCCACACTGAGGCCCCGGGGAAGGGGCATGACTGGCATGGGGCACAGAGATAAAAGCTCTACTGACTGTCCTGAGCGGCTCAGTGATTTAATGTACTCAGAGGTTCTGATTCGTGACTGACAGCTTCTCCCAGTGCTGGGAAGGCCGGGAGTTGGAACAGACAGGCTGGGTGGGCACCCGGTGTGGAGGGACCAGCACAGAAGACAGGCACCTGCCCCAAGGGCTGAGGCAGGCAGACCTGCCCCCTCCAGTCCTGTGAGCCGGTGGCTCCTGGGTCACTTGCCCGCCCCAAGGGACAAGGGGTTGCATGGCCCTCCTTCCTTGGCCTTGGGGGTCTGCCTCAGGGGGCCTGCTGCGTCTTTACCACTGGACTTGGGGGGCCTGGGAGACCTCCCACCCCGCCTTCCACAGCCAACACAGCAGGACAGCCGCCAGGGTGCTGGTTGCTCAGACGCCCCTACACTCCACCTGGAGTGGAGTGACTCAGGCTCGTCCGGCTGTGTCACTGTCTACCTCCTGCTGCGCTTTCTTGAGAGTTTGCAGGCACCTCCTTGCTCTGGTTTCAAACCAGATCATGTCTCTGTCTTTGCCCCCAGCTTCCCTGCCCAGCTGTGACTAGGGCACATGGAGTCATTCAGTGTGGCTTGTGACACCCACAGAGGGGCTGAGTCAGCTTAGGGGCTGTCACCTGCAGGCCCCCAAGGACACGCCCATGTGGCGAGTCCCCCTGGACATGCGGAGGGAAGCACCGTGTCCTGAGCCACCGCCTGCAGGGAGTGGAGCTACGCCGATAGCTGGGCCCCTGccgtggggtgggggaaggggtgaGAGGAGGGTGAGGGTCCTTCATGGGGACAGGTTCGGGTGCTGTGTCCCTCTACCCAGCACGTCTGGGCGTGAATCTGTGTGCTGAGGACAGGGACAGGACAGCTGGAGGCAGGAGCTGGCGATGGCAGGTaagcccccaccccctgctctgTGGGGCCTGGACTCTCCCTGCCCCTTCTGTTGTGCCCAGGGCTCCTCGAGGGGAGGAGGGGTAGGTGGCCAGTGGCCCAGGCCCAAGGAGGGATGAGGCCAGAGAAGCACCGAGGTAACTCCAGAAAGCCCTgacccagggcctggcagggccTATGGCCGGGCCCCAGGGCTGTCATAGAGCAGACTGTCCACCTGTGCACGCTGCAGCCACAGGCGCCGCTGGGTGTCGCTGAGCAGGGTGTGCTGCACGTGGCCCTGATGGCAGACAGGCAGGGCAGCACAGTGGGCAGCGTGTAGCTGGCGACACGTGTCGCAACAGAGCGTGGGCAGGGCGCCAGAGGCCAGGCAGCTATGCGCCTGGTAGCCGGGGGTCTCGGGATTGGGCCCATGCAcatgctgggggctggcccatcCGGGGCTCCCTGGGGCTCTGGGAGCGGCTGCGTCCCCAGGCCGACTCAGCAGCTCCCGCCGcagtgagagaaaggagaaggccGAGGGCTCcggctccagctcctcctccgaGGCCTCGTAAGGCGGGCTGCTGGCCTGCTGCGGTACCTCGGCCTCTGCTGGCggctcccaggccctgcccccagaACCCCACAATTTGGCACTCTGCTCCCAGAGTGGAGGCCGGTAGGCCAGCTCTGAGGGGGGCGAGTCTGGGCCTGGTGAGGGCCCTCCATACAGGCTGGCCTCCTCCGAGCCCTCGTCCTCCTGCAGGTCCCGGTACAGGTCCAGCGGGGCCCGGTACATAGCTGGGGAGCCCCGTGGGGGCAGGGGTGGCGGCTCCTCTTCCCGGGCCAGCCGCTGCTGCAGCCAGGCCACGCAGGAGGCCACGTCTGCGCTGGCCCGCCGTGCCCTCAGCAGCTCGTCAGCCGGCAGCACGCTGGTGCCCAGCCGCTCCAGCACCTCTCCCAGGATCTCGCATTCCAGCCGGAGGGCAAAGCAGCCCAGGGCCACGCGCAGTAACTGGGAGGCAGGGGGCGGGGTGGCCACCATGAGGCGGTGGTCGTCCCTGCGCACATAGCCCATCTTCCGGAAGCTCTGGATCAGGAGGTCTTCTGACAGCACGCCCTTCAGCACGTGCACGTAGCCCCCAGAGAAGGTCTGCAAGGGAGGGGCCCGGTCAGCAGCAGCCTGCCCTCCCGCAGACCCGACCCCACCT
Proteins encoded:
- the CDK10 gene encoding cyclin-dependent kinase 10 isoform X3 → MDKEKDGVPISSLREITLLLRLRHPNIVELKEVVVGNHLESIFLVMGYCEQDLASLLENMPTPFSEAQVKCIVLQVLRGLQYLHRNFIIHRDLKVSNLLMTDKGCVKTADFGLARAYGVPVKPMTPKVVTLWYRAPELLLGTTTQTTSIDMWAVGCILAELLAHKPLLPGTSEIHQVDLIVQLLGTPSENIWPGFSKLPLVSQYSLRKQPYNNLKHRFPWLSEAGLRLLNLLFMYDPRKRATAGDCLESSYFKEKPLPCEPELMPTFPHHRNKRAPAAASGQRKRSKP
- the CDK10 gene encoding cyclin-dependent kinase 10 isoform X1, with the protein product MGDPDPESEQIRLKCIRKEGFFTVPPEHRLGRCRSVKEFEKLNRIGEGTYGIVYRARDTQTDEIVALKKVRMDKEKDGVPISSLREITLLLRLRHPNIVELKEVVVGNHLESIFLVMGYCEQDLASLLENMPTPFSEAQVKCIVLQVLRGLQYLHRNFIIHRDLKVSNLLMTDKGCVKTADFGLARAYGVPVKPMTPKVVTLWYRAPELLLGTTTQTTSIDMWAVGCILAELLAHKPLLPGTSEIHQVDLIVQLLGTPSENIWPGFSKLPLVSQYSLRKQPYNNLKHRFPWLSEAGLRLLNLLFMYDPRKRATAGDCLESSYFKEKPLPCEPELMPTFPHHRNKRAPAAASGQRKRSKP
- the CDK10 gene encoding cyclin-dependent kinase 10 isoform X2, which codes for MYPPRTASLRLFQLGRCRSVKEFEKLNRIGEGTYGIVYRARDTQTDEIVALKKVRMDKEKDGVPISSLREITLLLRLRHPNIVELKEVVVGNHLESIFLVMGYCEQDLASLLENMPTPFSEAQVKCIVLQVLRGLQYLHRNFIIHRDLKVSNLLMTDKGCVKTADFGLARAYGVPVKPMTPKVVTLWYRAPELLLGTTTQTTSIDMWAVGCILAELLAHKPLLPGTSEIHQVDLIVQLLGTPSENIWPGFSKLPLVSQYSLRKQPYNNLKHRFPWLSEAGLRLLNLLFMYDPRKRATAGDCLESSYFKEKPLPCEPELMPTFPHHRNKRAPAAASGQRKRSKP
- the SPATA2L gene encoding spermatogenesis-associated protein 2-like protein, whose amino-acid sequence is MGSSSLSEDYRLCLERELQRGRAGVCGDPSLRAVLWQILVEDFDLHGVLQDDALALLTDGLWGRADLAPALRSLARAFELLELAAVHLYLLPWRKEFTTIKTFSGGYVHVLKGVLSEDLLIQSFRKMGYVRRDDHRLMVATPPPASQLLRVALGCFALRLECEILGEVLERLGTSVLPADELLRARRASADVASCVAWLQQRLAREEEPPPLPPRGSPAMYRAPLDLYRDLQEDEGSEEASLYGGPSPGPDSPPSELAYRPPLWEQSAKLWGSGGRAWEPPAEAEVPQQASSPPYEASEEELEPEPSAFSFLSLRRELLSRPGDAAAPRAPGSPGWASPQHVHGPNPETPGYQAHSCLASGALPTLCCDTCRQLHAAHCAALPVCHQGHVQHTLLSDTQRRLWLQRAQVDSLLYDSPGARP